Part of the Ruania alba genome is shown below.
GTGGAGCACGCACGGGAGAAGCTCTACGACGTGGTGGTGGTCGACACCGCCGGTCGGCTCGGTGTGGACGCCGAGATGATGCAGCAGGCCGCCGATATCCGGGACGCCGTCAGCCCGGACGAGATCCTGTTCGTGCTGGACGCGATGATCGGTCAGGATGCCGTCACCACGGCGCAGGCGTTCGCCGACGGCGTGGGCTTCACCGGAGTGGTGCTCTCCAAGCTCGACGGTGACGCCCGCGGCGGTGCCGCCCTCTCGGTGCGCACCGTCACCGGAGCGCCCGTCCTGTTCGCCTCCACCGGTGAGAAGCTGCGCGACTTCGAGCGCTTCCACCCGGACCGGATGGCCTCGCGCATCCTCGACATGGGTGACGTGCTCACCCTCATCGAGCAGGCCGAGAAGGCGTTCGACGAGGACCAGGCCGCCGACCTCGCGAACAAGATGGCCGGTGACGGCGACTTCACGCTGCAGGACTTCCTGCAGCAGATGCAGCAACTGAAGAAGCTCGGCCCGATGAAGAAGATGCTCGAGATGCTCCCCGGGATGGGGCAGATGCGCGAGCAGTTGGAGAACTTCGACGAGTCCGAGGTCACCCGCATCGAGGCCATGGTGCAGTCGATGACACCGGCCGAGCGGTCGAACCCCAAGATCATCAACGGCTCGCGCCGCTCCCGGATCGCGCGTGGTTCGGGAACCACGGTCACCGAGATCAATGGTCTCCTGGAGCGGTTCGAACAGGCGAAGACCATGATGCGTTCGATGGCGGCCAGCGGCGGACGCGGGATGCCGGGCATGCCAGGGGCCGGCGGCATGCCGGGGATGGGTGGCCTGCCCGGCGGCGGGAAGAAGTCCCGCGGGAAGATGGCCCCACCGCCGAAGCGGAAGAAGGGCAAGTCCGGCAACCCCGCGAAACGGGCACAGCAGGAGCGCGAGCTCGCCCAGCGAGCTGCCCAGAAAGAGAACGCCGGCCAGAGCGCGAGCGGCTCTGCCTTTGGTGTGGGGGCCGCGAAGGACGAGCCGGTCGACCCCGCCTCGCTGGACCTCCCCCCGGGCTTCGAGAAGTTCCTGGGTCGCTGACGAGCGTGCCGGAGACCTACCGTCTCACCGGACCGGTGCTCACCGGTCCCGGTCAGGAGTGCGGTGGTGTGTGGGTGCACGAGGGGCGGCTGACCTTCGCCGATCCTGGAGCCGCTGAGGAGATCCGCGGGTGGGTGCTGCCGGGCCTGGTGGACGTGCACTGCCACATCGGCCTGGGACCGGACGGACCGGTGGACCGGGGCGTGGCGCTGGATCAGGCGAGGCAAGACCTGCGCGCGGGCACGCTGCTGGTCCGGGACGCCGGTTCTCCGGCGGACACGCGGTGGCTCGACCAGGTACCGGACGCGCCGGAGATCATCCGGGCGGGACACCACCTCGCCCGGCCCAAGCGCTACCTGCGCCACTATGCCCGCGAGCTCGACGACGTGGCCGAGCTACCGGAGGCGATGGCCGAGGAGGCGCGCCGCGGCGACGGGTGGGTCAAGCTCGTCGGCGACTGGATCGACCGGGCCAGGGGAGCAGACGCCGACCTCGAACCGCTCTGGCCCCGGGACCAGCTGGTGGCCGGGGTGGCTGCCGCACACGCTGAGGGTGCCCGGGTCACCGTGCACACCTTCGCCACGGAGACGCTCGAGGACCTGTTCGAGGCCGGAGTGGACTGCATCGAGCACGGCACCGGGATGACTCCGGCGCACATCGACCGCGCCGCCGAGGCCGGCATCGCGGTGGTTCCGACGATGCTGCAGGTGGCCAACTTCGCGTCGATCGCGGCACAGGGCGAGGTGAAGTTTCCGCGTTTCGCGGGCCGGATGCGGACCATGTTCGCCCGGCGTGAGCAGCACGTGCGCGACCTGCACGAGGCGGGGGTGCGTTTGCTGCTGGGTACCGACGCGGGCGGCACCATCGGGCACGGCCGACTCGCCGACGAGGCCCGTGCGTTGGTCGACGCAGGGATACCGACAGCCGACGTGGTGGCAGCCGCCACCTGGTCGGCACGGGAGTTCCTGGGCCGGCCAGGAATCTT
Proteins encoded:
- the ffh gene encoding signal recognition particle protein; its protein translation is MFASLSDRLSATFSSLRGKGRLSEADISATVAEIRRALLDADVAVPAVRAFTAAVRERAASAEVSSSLNPAQQIVKIVHEQLIEILGGASRELNLAKRPPTVIMLAGLQGAGKTTLAGKLGSWLKEQGHAPLLVASDLQRPNAVNQLEVVGRQAGVSVWAPERGNGVGDPVQVARSGVEHAREKLYDVVVVDTAGRLGVDAEMMQQAADIRDAVSPDEILFVLDAMIGQDAVTTAQAFADGVGFTGVVLSKLDGDARGGAALSVRTVTGAPVLFASTGEKLRDFERFHPDRMASRILDMGDVLTLIEQAEKAFDEDQAADLANKMAGDGDFTLQDFLQQMQQLKKLGPMKKMLEMLPGMGQMREQLENFDESEVTRIEAMVQSMTPAERSNPKIINGSRRSRIARGSGTTVTEINGLLERFEQAKTMMRSMAASGGRGMPGMPGAGGMPGMGGLPGGGKKSRGKMAPPPKRKKGKSGNPAKRAQQERELAQRAAQKENAGQSASGSAFGVGAAKDEPVDPASLDLPPGFEKFLGR
- a CDS encoding amidohydrolase family protein, with amino-acid sequence MPETYRLTGPVLTGPGQECGGVWVHEGRLTFADPGAAEEIRGWVLPGLVDVHCHIGLGPDGPVDRGVALDQARQDLRAGTLLVRDAGSPADTRWLDQVPDAPEIIRAGHHLARPKRYLRHYARELDDVAELPEAMAEEARRGDGWVKLVGDWIDRARGADADLEPLWPRDQLVAGVAAAHAEGARVTVHTFATETLEDLFEAGVDCIEHGTGMTPAHIDRAAEAGIAVVPTMLQVANFASIAAQGEVKFPRFAGRMRTMFARREQHVRDLHEAGVRLLLGTDAGGTIGHGRLADEARALVDAGIPTADVVAAATWSAREFLGRPGIFEGAPADVVIYPADPRQEIGVLAHPRAVVRAGRRLS